A genomic stretch from Candidatus Amarolinea dominans includes:
- a CDS encoding EutN/CcmL family microcompartment protein: protein MLLGKIVGSAVATRKYEGLQGAKLLVVQPLDKHLRARGTPQVAVDTARLSAGQGDIVCLVRSREAMLAYTTSAMLPIDLAVIGIVEAVDVQEGLSLVL from the coding sequence ATGTTACTGGGCAAGATCGTCGGCAGCGCGGTGGCGACGCGTAAGTATGAGGGGCTGCAAGGCGCCAAACTACTCGTGGTGCAGCCGTTGGACAAGCACCTGCGCGCGCGCGGCACTCCGCAGGTGGCCGTGGATACCGCACGCCTGAGCGCGGGGCAGGGTGACATCGTCTGCCTGGTGCGATCACGCGAAGCCATGCTGGCCTACACCACCAGCGCCATGCTGCCCATTGACCTGGCCGTCATCGGCATCGTCGAAGCGGTGGATGTGCAGGAAGGACTGTCACTGGTCCTCTAA
- a CDS encoding MBL fold metallo-hydrolase, translated as MREIVQGLWLFDEVREVNVYLWQRADGFTLIDTGMPWHAYPILRALGDAGHGPHAVDRIIITHADFDHVGGLAQIRAATGAAVIAHAAEVPGVLGQRVRALAPTVLGYAMTPLFRLLDRVIFKYRPSPVDDMVLDRQMLAEGFRVFHAPGHAPGQIALYHPERKILIGADALARRGGRLVPPVGFLTPSRVLAVETIRRLAKLDIEVLCLGHGEPIVGAAGEQLRAFAAIL; from the coding sequence ATGCGGGAGATCGTTCAGGGGCTGTGGCTGTTCGACGAGGTGCGCGAGGTCAACGTGTACCTGTGGCAGCGCGCTGATGGCTTCACGTTGATTGATACCGGCATGCCCTGGCACGCCTACCCCATCCTCAGAGCGCTGGGCGATGCTGGCCATGGGCCACACGCTGTTGATCGCATCATCATCACCCATGCCGATTTCGATCATGTCGGCGGCCTGGCCCAAATTCGCGCCGCGACCGGCGCCGCGGTCATCGCCCATGCGGCGGAGGTGCCTGGCGTGTTGGGCCAGCGTGTGCGCGCCCTGGCGCCAACGGTCCTGGGCTACGCCATGACGCCGCTCTTCCGCCTGCTCGATCGCGTGATCTTCAAGTATCGCCCCAGCCCGGTAGATGACATGGTGCTCGACCGGCAGATGCTGGCCGAAGGTTTTCGAGTATTCCATGCACCCGGTCATGCGCCCGGACAGATTGCCCTGTATCATCCCGAACGAAAAATCCTGATCGGAGCCGATGCGCTGGCGCGGCGCGGTGGCCGGCTCGTTCCCCCGGTAGGTTTCTTGACACCCAGTCGCGTGCTGGCCGTGGAGACGATCCGCCGGCTCGCCAAACTGGATATCGAAGTTCTTTGCCTGGGACATGGAGAGCCGATTGTCGGCGCGGCCGGGGAGCAACTGCGCGCCTTCGCCGCCATCCTGTAG
- a CDS encoding DUF2442 domain-containing protein: MNTATELELINLKLAQAEITNAGITEDELTVHLADGRTISVPILWFPRLAYATPAERENFEIERRGIHWPDLDEDVSIRTLLLGRGLGESRESLEQWLQRRQQVKLATAPRRPNNGDDRREQRVVTR; this comes from the coding sequence ATGAACACTGCAACAGAGCTAGAACTGATCAACCTTAAGTTGGCGCAGGCAGAAATCACGAACGCTGGCATCACCGAGGACGAGTTGACCGTGCATCTGGCCGACGGGCGTACGATTTCGGTTCCGATACTCTGGTTTCCGCGTCTCGCCTACGCCACACCTGCTGAACGAGAGAACTTCGAGATCGAACGCCGCGGGATTCATTGGCCCGACCTGGACGAAGATGTGAGCATCAGGACGCTTCTGCTGGGGCGGGGGTTGGGAGAGAGTCGAGAATCACTGGAGCAGTGGCTGCAAAGGCGGCAGCAGGTAAAACTGGCGACGGCGCCGCGGCGGCCAAATAACGGAGATGACCGCCGGGAACAACGGGTGGTTACGCGCTGA
- a CDS encoding inorganic diphosphatase: MMNLWRELRTGPNAPEIIYTLVEIPKGSRNKYEYNKEFGVIKLDRVLYSSLHYPGDYGLIPQTFYDDGDPLDILVMVNEPTFPGCIIEARPIGIFRMLDKGVADDKILAVPARDPIFTDYHDITDIPKHYLAEVGHFFEVYKDLEGMRTKPIGWENAAAAKTEILRAMKLYQDRFHMGGL, translated from the coding sequence ATGATGAATTTGTGGCGCGAACTGCGCACCGGCCCCAATGCGCCCGAGATCATCTACACCCTGGTAGAGATTCCCAAGGGCAGCCGCAACAAGTACGAATACAACAAGGAATTTGGGGTGATCAAGCTCGACCGCGTGCTTTACTCGTCGCTCCATTACCCCGGCGATTACGGCTTGATTCCGCAGACTTTCTACGATGACGGCGACCCGCTCGACATCCTGGTGATGGTCAACGAGCCGACGTTCCCCGGCTGCATCATCGAGGCCCGGCCGATTGGCATCTTCCGCATGTTGGATAAAGGTGTGGCCGACGACAAGATCCTGGCAGTGCCGGCGCGCGATCCGATCTTCACCGACTACCATGACATCACCGACATTCCCAAGCACTACCTGGCGGAAGTGGGCCATTTTTTCGAGGTCTACAAAGACCTGGAGGGCATGCGCACGAAGCCGATCGGTTGGGAAAATGCGGCGGCGGCTAAGACCGAAATTTTGCGCGCGATGAAGCTCTATCAGGATCGCTTCCACATGGGAGGCCTCTAG
- a CDS encoding aldehyde dehydrogenase family protein: MAEEFDLDLKSMQEARRLAVAAREAQRAFFHFSQQQVDRVCQAMADAAYREAARLGRMAYDETNYGVPDHKTVKNQFGSRAVWESIKDVPTVGVLRRDEARKIVEIGWPVGVVAALTPSTNPTSTTMFKILIAVKARNGIIVAPHPAAKACAYETARVMAEAGEAAGMPKGLVSCMQFVTLPGSQELIRHYAVSMILATGGSAMVKAAHSVGKPALGVGPGNVPVYVDRSADVAKAAWDIVNSKAFDCSVICATEQAVVADKPIASQLKAEMERHGAYFVNEEQAAALGRTLFGGGQLINPKMVGKTPQQLAAAAKISVPAWARILVAPLHKVGPEEPLSAEKLTTVLGWYEVDDWHAGCERCIEMLKYGGDGHSLVIHSRDEAVILAFGIEKPAFRIVVNTWGSLGAIGATTGVMPSMTLAPGGIGGAAVSDNITVHHLLNIKRLAYERAAPPSLASSLAPGVQPLSSAAAPAAPAGGAAQGAISAVEIEQIVRRVLRDLQTK; this comes from the coding sequence ATGGCTGAAGAATTCGATCTTGACCTGAAGTCCATGCAAGAAGCGCGGCGGTTGGCCGTGGCCGCGCGCGAGGCGCAGCGCGCCTTCTTCCATTTTTCACAGCAGCAGGTGGACCGAGTCTGCCAGGCCATGGCCGACGCGGCCTATCGCGAGGCGGCGCGGTTGGGGCGCATGGCGTACGACGAGACCAACTACGGCGTCCCCGATCACAAGACGGTCAAGAACCAATTTGGCAGCCGCGCGGTGTGGGAATCCATCAAAGATGTGCCGACGGTGGGGGTGCTGCGCCGCGACGAGGCGCGCAAGATCGTGGAGATCGGCTGGCCGGTTGGGGTGGTGGCCGCGTTGACGCCCAGCACCAACCCCACCTCGACCACCATGTTCAAGATCCTGATTGCGGTCAAGGCGCGCAACGGCATCATCGTCGCGCCGCATCCGGCGGCTAAGGCCTGCGCTTACGAGACGGCGCGCGTGATGGCAGAGGCGGGCGAGGCGGCCGGTATGCCCAAAGGCCTGGTCAGTTGTATGCAGTTCGTCACCCTGCCCGGCTCGCAGGAGCTGATCCGGCACTACGCGGTGAGCATGATCCTGGCTACCGGCGGCTCCGCCATGGTGAAGGCGGCGCACAGCGTGGGTAAACCAGCACTGGGCGTGGGGCCAGGCAATGTGCCGGTCTACGTGGATCGCAGCGCGGACGTGGCCAAGGCGGCCTGGGACATCGTCAATTCCAAGGCGTTCGACTGTTCGGTGATCTGCGCGACGGAGCAGGCAGTAGTGGCAGACAAGCCCATTGCCAGCCAGTTGAAGGCGGAGATGGAACGTCACGGCGCCTATTTTGTCAATGAAGAACAGGCGGCGGCCCTGGGGCGCACGCTGTTCGGCGGCGGGCAACTGATCAATCCTAAGATGGTGGGCAAGACGCCGCAGCAGTTGGCCGCGGCCGCGAAGATCAGCGTGCCGGCCTGGGCGCGCATCCTGGTGGCCCCGCTGCATAAGGTGGGGCCGGAGGAGCCGCTGAGCGCCGAAAAACTGACCACGGTGCTGGGCTGGTACGAGGTGGACGACTGGCACGCCGGCTGTGAACGCTGCATCGAGATGCTCAAGTATGGCGGCGACGGGCATTCGCTCGTCATTCACAGCCGTGACGAGGCGGTGATCCTGGCCTTTGGTATCGAAAAGCCCGCGTTCCGCATCGTCGTCAACACCTGGGGCTCTCTGGGCGCCATCGGCGCGACCACCGGCGTCATGCCTTCGATGACCCTGGCGCCCGGCGGCATCGGCGGCGCGGCGGTCAGCGACAACATCACCGTGCATCATCTGCTGAATATCAAGCGCCTGGCCTACGAACGCGCCGCGCCGCCCTCGCTCGCCAGCTCGCTGGCGCCTGGCGTGCAGCCGCTGAGCAGCGCCGCCGCCCCTGCGGCGCCCGCCGGCGGTGCAGCTCAGGGCGCAATCTCAGCCGTCGAGATCGAACAGATCGTGCGAAGAGTCCTACGCGATTTGCAAACGAAGTGA
- a CDS encoding EutN/CcmL family microcompartment protein yields MMIARVVGSAVATVKDDKLIGLKLLVVREVTPANELVGKPLVAIDAVGAGAGELVLIASGSSARQTTITNNKPVDAVIMAILDSLEVEGALTYVKN; encoded by the coding sequence ATGATGATTGCACGTGTGGTTGGCTCTGCCGTGGCAACCGTAAAAGATGATAAGCTCATCGGATTGAAACTCCTGGTGGTGCGCGAGGTCACGCCCGCCAATGAACTGGTGGGCAAGCCGTTGGTGGCCATTGACGCCGTGGGCGCCGGGGCAGGCGAGTTAGTGCTGATCGCCAGCGGCAGCTCGGCGCGGCAAACCACGATCACCAACAACAAACCGGTGGATGCAGTCATCATGGCGATCCTCGACTCGCTGGAAGTCGAAGGCGCGCTGACCTACGTCAAGAACTGA
- the fabG gene encoding 3-oxoacyl-ACP reductase FabG: protein MRLQDKVAIITGSARGIGRATALAFADQGAQVVVCDLDVTGGEQTAADIRAGGGRAIFVQVNVTERASVDALVSAAVARFGRIDVLVNNAGVIRDRSLLKMTEQDFDFVINVNLKGVFNCTQAVAPLMVAQGSGAIINASSVVGVYGNYGQTNYVASKAGVIGMTKVWARELGPKGVRVNAVAPGFISTEMLAGIPDKVLEDLKAKIALRQLGRPEDIANAYVFLASDEAAYITGHVLHVDGGAAI, encoded by the coding sequence ATGCGTCTACAGGATAAAGTAGCCATCATCACCGGCTCGGCTCGCGGTATCGGCCGCGCCACGGCCCTGGCCTTTGCCGACCAGGGCGCGCAGGTGGTGGTGTGTGATCTGGATGTGACCGGCGGCGAACAGACCGCGGCCGACATTCGCGCCGGCGGCGGCCGCGCGATCTTCGTCCAAGTCAATGTCACCGAGCGCGCCAGCGTGGACGCGTTGGTCAGCGCGGCGGTGGCGCGGTTTGGCCGCATTGATGTCCTGGTCAACAACGCCGGCGTCATTCGGGACCGCAGCCTGCTCAAGATGACCGAGCAGGACTTCGATTTCGTCATCAATGTCAACCTCAAGGGAGTGTTCAACTGCACCCAGGCGGTGGCGCCGCTGATGGTGGCACAGGGCAGCGGCGCCATCATCAACGCCTCATCGGTGGTGGGCGTCTATGGCAACTACGGCCAGACGAACTACGTAGCCAGCAAGGCCGGCGTCATCGGCATGACCAAAGTGTGGGCGCGGGAATTGGGACCGAAGGGGGTGCGCGTCAACGCCGTCGCGCCCGGCTTCATCAGCACCGAAATGCTGGCCGGCATCCCGGACAAGGTGTTGGAAGACCTGAAGGCCAAAATTGCGCTGCGCCAATTGGGCCGGCCGGAGGACATTGCCAACGCCTACGTTTTCCTGGCGTCTGATGAAGCAGCCTATATCACCGGGCATGTCCTGCATGTGGATGGCGGCGCCGCCATCTGA
- the deoC gene encoding deoxyribose-phosphate aldolase: protein MAPDLAAMIDHTLLKPDATADQVMQLCQEARQYQFASVCLNPSWVALAARELRGSSVPVCTVVGFPLGATMPEVKAFEAQRCIADGAREVDMVINIGALKSRDYRLVAHDISAVVQAAHSCNVLVKVIIETALLSDEEKVEACALAQAAGADYVKTSTGFSGGGATASDIALMRRVVGPGIGIKASGGIRSAADAKTMIEAGATRIGASASVKIVQENRK, encoded by the coding sequence ATTGCGCCTGACCTGGCTGCCATGATTGACCATACGCTGCTCAAGCCTGATGCCACCGCTGACCAGGTGATGCAACTGTGTCAGGAGGCGCGTCAATATCAGTTTGCCTCCGTCTGCCTGAACCCGAGCTGGGTGGCGCTGGCCGCACGTGAGCTGCGGGGCAGCAGTGTACCGGTCTGCACGGTGGTGGGTTTTCCCCTGGGCGCGACGATGCCGGAAGTCAAGGCCTTCGAGGCGCAGCGCTGCATTGCGGACGGTGCGCGCGAGGTGGACATGGTCATCAACATCGGCGCGCTGAAGTCACGCGACTACCGCCTGGTGGCGCACGACATCAGCGCGGTGGTGCAGGCGGCGCACAGTTGCAACGTGTTGGTGAAGGTGATCATCGAGACCGCCCTGCTCAGCGACGAAGAGAAGGTGGAAGCGTGTGCGCTGGCGCAGGCGGCCGGCGCCGATTATGTCAAAACCTCGACCGGCTTCTCCGGCGGCGGCGCCACGGCCAGTGACATCGCCTTGATGCGCCGCGTGGTGGGGCCGGGCATTGGCATCAAGGCTTCGGGCGGCATTCGTTCGGCGGCCGATGCCAAAACCATGATCGAGGCCGGGGCCACGCGCATCGGCGCCAGCGCCAGCGTCAAGATCGTGCAGGAAAACCGAAAGTAA
- the eutM gene encoding ethanolamine utilization microcompartment protein EutM, giving the protein MASIQMIALGMIETKGLVGAIEAADAMVKAANVRLIGKEIIGGGYVTVMVRGDVGAVKAATDAGAAAAQRVGELVSVHVIPRPHGDVEMILPKATEDAA; this is encoded by the coding sequence ATGGCAAGTATTCAGATGATCGCCCTGGGCATGATCGAGACCAAGGGCCTGGTCGGCGCGATCGAGGCGGCCGATGCGATGGTCAAGGCGGCCAATGTGCGCCTGATCGGTAAGGAAATCATCGGCGGCGGCTACGTCACCGTGATGGTGCGCGGGGATGTGGGCGCGGTCAAGGCCGCAACCGATGCCGGCGCGGCCGCAGCGCAACGCGTGGGCGAGTTGGTCAGCGTGCATGTGATCCCGCGACCGCACGGCGATGTGGAGATGATTCTGCCCAAAGCAACGGAAGACGCCGCCTGA
- a CDS encoding EutN/CcmL family microcompartment protein, with protein MLIAKVIGTLVSTIKHPAYHGFKLLVVQPLHLPGARPDDDFVAIDHAQAGIGDTVLVLREGSGARQVTNIPDAPIISVVVGILDSVEMGSVENKT; from the coding sequence ATGCTCATCGCCAAAGTTATCGGCACGCTCGTGTCAACGATCAAGCACCCGGCCTACCACGGCTTCAAGCTGTTGGTGGTGCAGCCGCTGCATCTGCCTGGGGCCAGACCGGACGATGATTTTGTGGCGATTGACCACGCGCAGGCGGGTATCGGCGATACGGTGCTGGTGCTGCGCGAAGGCAGCGGCGCCCGCCAGGTGACGAATATCCCGGATGCTCCCATCATCTCGGTGGTGGTGGGTATTCTGGACAGCGTTGAGATGGGCAGCGTTGAGAACAAAACGTAA
- a CDS encoding immune inhibitor A — protein sequence MKPLRLLYVLAVVALLLVPLAANATQPAAGLLPAPANSTLTATKSPTAACALLDDPKARGLMSGMFETNLLIACGRAGELGQVKSEDAAAGQPGVPSLGADVLVNNPTLDPGGTSHTQSETSIARNETTGTLCSAYNDSYSGVVQGIGYTGFSRSTNGGVSFTDNGAVPTGAGGLSYGDPSLVWRKSDGLFYITTLHASGLGLWKSTDDCATLTWVGMAHSGANDDKELMAVDNNAASPYYGRLYIAWTDFTDARIHAIYSSNAGATWSSPVILSASGVDVQGAWPAVAPNGDYYVSWVRWNPYPSGPINIEVVRSTNGGTTFAATANPLTGGINPQASGPTASCGRPALNGNIRYLPSPQITVSPNGNLHVVYSRDPDSLNTGDVIDVYYRRSTDNGATWGAEVKLNDDATTRDQFFPTISAGPSGRIVATWYDRRLDAGNLLFDYYMRISHDGGATWQASQRVSDVSSPVYIDPSLASCYHGDYDQQLQDAGFGYIQWSDDRNIQSGHQDPDVWFDKEAFAPDYTLDVAPASQSICAPTNATYNVTIGSILGYVDPVTLSASGNPAGTTAGFSTNPVTPPGASVLTIGNTGAASAGSSTITVSAASTSGPKSANVVLNLFTAAAGAPTLTSPANGALNVPATPTFTWAAASQAGTYDIQVATDAGFVTVVASATGLTGTSWTPGTTLNTNTVHYWRVMATNTCGAGAYSAVFSFTTVAAPGDCSAGTTPNILYTNDFEAGAGGWTHSGTGDTWALSTARPHSGTTSWKANDSATVSDQRLVSPAVALPSGQNPVTLKFWNYQHIESSGATACYDGAIVEVSTDGGATWTQVPNASLLTDPYNGAVSGSFGNPLAGLQAWCSNPAQPYLNSIVDVTSYAGQTASFRMRLGTDSSVSYEGWYVDDVTVQSCQPAGPTPTPTATSVAPTATPTATSVPPTATPTPTTPPTGVELSSLDSGTPGTSNLWLPLALALVLLTVVGMSLRQRSAR from the coding sequence GTGAAACCGCTCCGTTTGTTGTATGTGCTCGCTGTGGTGGCTCTGCTCTTAGTGCCGCTGGCAGCCAACGCCACTCAGCCTGCCGCCGGCCTGCTGCCCGCGCCGGCCAATTCAACCCTCACCGCAACCAAGTCGCCCACGGCGGCGTGCGCACTGTTGGATGATCCCAAAGCGCGCGGGCTAATGTCCGGCATGTTCGAAACCAACCTGCTCATCGCCTGCGGTCGCGCCGGCGAATTGGGTCAGGTGAAGTCCGAGGATGCCGCGGCCGGTCAGCCCGGCGTTCCCTCCCTGGGCGCCGATGTCCTGGTCAACAATCCAACGCTCGACCCGGGCGGTACCTCCCACACCCAGAGCGAGACCAGCATCGCCCGCAACGAAACGACCGGCACGCTCTGCTCGGCCTACAACGACTCCTACAGCGGTGTGGTCCAGGGCATCGGCTACACCGGCTTCAGCCGCTCGACAAACGGCGGCGTCAGCTTCACCGACAACGGTGCGGTGCCAACCGGCGCCGGCGGTCTGTCCTACGGCGATCCCAGCCTGGTCTGGCGTAAGTCCGACGGTCTCTTCTACATAACCACGCTGCATGCCAGTGGCCTGGGCTTGTGGAAGTCCACGGACGACTGCGCCACGCTGACCTGGGTCGGCATGGCGCATTCGGGCGCCAACGATGACAAGGAACTGATGGCGGTTGACAACAACGCGGCCAGTCCCTATTACGGCCGCCTGTACATAGCCTGGACCGACTTCACCGATGCTCGGATTCATGCGATCTACTCCTCCAACGCGGGCGCGACATGGTCATCGCCTGTAATTTTGAGCGCGTCGGGTGTTGATGTACAGGGCGCCTGGCCGGCAGTAGCGCCCAACGGTGATTATTACGTCTCCTGGGTACGTTGGAATCCCTATCCCAGCGGCCCGATCAACATCGAAGTCGTGCGCTCCACCAATGGCGGCACCACCTTTGCCGCCACGGCCAACCCACTCACCGGCGGCATCAATCCACAGGCGTCAGGCCCCACCGCAAGCTGCGGCCGGCCGGCCCTGAATGGCAATATCCGCTACCTGCCTTCGCCGCAGATCACGGTGTCGCCCAACGGCAATCTGCACGTGGTCTACAGTCGCGACCCGGACAGCCTGAACACCGGCGACGTGATTGATGTCTACTACCGCCGCTCGACCGACAACGGCGCGACCTGGGGCGCCGAGGTCAAGCTGAACGACGACGCCACGACCCGCGATCAGTTCTTCCCCACCATCAGCGCCGGGCCTTCCGGTCGCATCGTCGCCACCTGGTACGATCGCCGGCTCGATGCTGGCAACCTGCTCTTCGACTACTACATGCGCATTTCGCATGACGGCGGCGCCACCTGGCAAGCGAGCCAGCGCGTGAGCGATGTCTCTTCGCCGGTCTACATTGACCCCAGCCTGGCATCTTGCTACCATGGCGACTACGACCAGCAGCTTCAGGACGCCGGCTTTGGCTATATCCAGTGGTCAGATGATCGCAACATTCAGAGCGGACATCAGGACCCGGACGTCTGGTTCGACAAAGAAGCGTTCGCGCCTGATTACACGCTGGATGTCGCACCGGCCAGCCAGTCCATCTGCGCACCGACCAACGCGACCTACAACGTGACCATCGGCTCGATCCTGGGCTACGTGGACCCCGTCACCCTAAGCGCCAGTGGCAACCCGGCTGGCACCACTGCTGGCTTCAGCACCAACCCGGTGACCCCGCCCGGCGCCAGCGTGCTGACCATCGGCAACACCGGCGCGGCCTCGGCCGGCAGCTCGACGATTACCGTGTCGGCCGCTTCGACCTCCGGCCCGAAATCGGCCAATGTGGTGCTCAATCTCTTCACGGCCGCGGCCGGCGCCCCCACGCTGACCTCTCCGGCCAACGGCGCGCTCAACGTGCCGGCCACGCCCACCTTCACATGGGCGGCTGCCAGCCAGGCCGGCACCTATGACATCCAGGTCGCGACCGACGCCGGCTTCGTCACTGTTGTCGCTTCGGCCACCGGCCTGACCGGCACCAGTTGGACGCCAGGCACTACGCTGAACACCAATACCGTGCATTACTGGCGGGTCATGGCCACCAACACCTGCGGCGCCGGCGCCTATTCCGCCGTCTTCAGCTTCACGACGGTGGCAGCGCCTGGCGACTGCAGCGCCGGCACGACGCCCAACATCCTGTACACCAACGACTTCGAGGCGGGCGCCGGCGGTTGGACGCACAGCGGCACCGGCGACACCTGGGCGCTCTCCACCGCGCGGCCGCACAGCGGCACAACCTCCTGGAAGGCGAACGATTCGGCGACCGTCAGCGATCAGCGCCTGGTCTCGCCGGCCGTGGCCCTGCCCAGCGGCCAAAACCCGGTCACGCTCAAGTTCTGGAACTATCAGCACATCGAGTCAAGCGGTGCCACGGCCTGCTACGATGGCGCCATTGTGGAAGTGTCCACCGACGGCGGTGCGACATGGACCCAGGTGCCGAACGCCTCACTGCTGACCGACCCCTACAACGGGGCGGTCTCCGGCAGCTTTGGCAACCCGTTGGCCGGTCTGCAGGCCTGGTGCAGCAACCCCGCGCAGCCCTACCTGAACTCGATTGTAGATGTCACCAGCTATGCGGGTCAGACCGCGAGCTTCCGCATGCGCCTGGGCACCGACAGCTCGGTGAGCTATGAAGGCTGGTACGTTGACGACGTGACCGTGCAGTCATGCCAGCCCGCCGGCCCCACCCCCACGCCGACAGCGACGAGTGTGGCGCCGACCGCCACCCCGACGGCCACCTCCGTGCCGCCCACGGCCACGCCCACACCGACGACTCCGCCGACCGGTGTGGAGTTGAGCAGCCTGGACAGCGGCACGCCGGGAACGAGCAATCTGTGGTTGCCGCTGGCCCTGGCCCTGGTGCTGTTGACTGTGGTGGGCATGTCGCTACGCCAGCGCAGCGCGCGCTAA
- a CDS encoding acetyl-CoA C-acetyltransferase, with translation MADQLEVYLVSAARTPIGRFQGTLKDVPAAVLGGVAVRAAVARAGIDPAQVDEVIMGHVVQAGAGQAPARQAALLGGLPETVSATTINKVCGSGLKAIMMAANAIRAGDGHIYVCGGMESMDMAPYLLPQARSGYRLGNAELVDAVVHDGLWCAFEHHHMGNSAEWVASEYKISRAEQDEFSLASQQKALAAQEAGRFRAEIVPVEIPQRKGPPLLFAADETPRRDSTRESLARLRPAFVEGGTVTAGNAPGLSDGAAALVVMSGARVAELGLTPLARITGYAQAGVKPLEIFTAPIYAVRRLLERTNTTVADYDLIEVNEAFAAQVLADGHALGWDWERVNVNGGAIALGHPIGCSGARVVVTLIHALQQQSKRTGLASLCLGGGEAVALSLELVN, from the coding sequence ATGGCAGACCAATTAGAAGTCTATCTTGTCAGCGCGGCGCGTACCCCGATTGGACGCTTTCAGGGCACGCTGAAAGATGTTCCAGCCGCGGTGTTGGGCGGCGTGGCTGTGCGGGCGGCTGTGGCGCGGGCGGGCATTGACCCGGCCCAGGTAGATGAAGTGATCATGGGCCATGTGGTGCAGGCCGGCGCGGGACAGGCGCCGGCGCGGCAGGCCGCTCTCCTGGGCGGATTGCCCGAAACCGTCAGCGCGACCACCATCAACAAAGTGTGCGGTTCCGGCCTCAAGGCCATCATGATGGCGGCCAACGCGATCCGCGCCGGCGACGGCCACATCTACGTGTGTGGCGGCATGGAGAGCATGGACATGGCGCCGTATCTGCTGCCCCAGGCGCGCAGCGGCTATCGCCTGGGCAATGCCGAACTGGTAGATGCCGTGGTGCATGACGGTCTCTGGTGCGCGTTCGAGCATCACCACATGGGCAATTCGGCCGAGTGGGTGGCGAGCGAGTACAAGATCAGCCGTGCAGAGCAGGACGAGTTTTCCCTGGCCAGCCAACAAAAGGCGCTGGCCGCGCAGGAGGCCGGCCGCTTTCGCGCGGAGATTGTGCCCGTGGAGATCCCTCAACGCAAAGGCCCGCCCTTGCTATTCGCTGCCGACGAGACCCCGCGGCGTGACAGTACCCGGGAATCCCTCGCGCGCTTGCGCCCGGCCTTCGTGGAAGGGGGCACCGTCACGGCGGGCAATGCGCCCGGGCTGAGCGATGGCGCGGCCGCGCTGGTGGTGATGAGCGGCGCCCGTGTGGCCGAGTTAGGACTGACGCCGCTGGCGCGTATCACTGGCTACGCGCAGGCTGGGGTCAAGCCGTTGGAAATTTTCACGGCGCCCATCTACGCGGTGCGCCGGCTGCTCGAACGAACGAACACCACGGTGGCCGACTACGACCTGATCGAGGTCAACGAGGCCTTTGCCGCGCAGGTCCTGGCCGATGGACATGCATTGGGTTGGGATTGGGAACGCGTCAACGTCAACGGCGGCGCGATTGCCCTGGGCCATCCGATCGGCTGCAGCGGCGCACGCGTGGTGGTGACGCTCATCCATGCCCTGCAGCAGCAGAGTAAACGAACTGGGCTGGCAAGCCTCTGCCTGGGTGGCGGCGAAGCGGTCGCGCTCAGCCTGGAACTGGTCAATTGA
- a CDS encoding DUF4160 domain-containing protein, whose translation MPTLMIIGPYRLFIWSYDCSEPRHVHVTRDRLTAKFWLDPIVLADNDGFRPSELRNIERIINDQVEVLRNRWDEHCNRARTDQP comes from the coding sequence ATGCCAACACTGATGATTATCGGCCCATATCGGCTGTTTATCTGGTCATACGACTGTTCAGAACCGCGGCATGTTCACGTAACCCGCGATCGCTTAACGGCGAAGTTCTGGCTTGATCCAATTGTGCTTGCCGATAATGATGGCTTTCGACCGAGCGAACTGCGAAACATCGAGCGCATCATCAACGATCAGGTAGAGGTGCTAAGGAATAGGTGGGATGAACACTGCAACAGAGCTAGAACTGATCAACCTTAA